In Nymphaea colorata isolate Beijing-Zhang1983 chromosome 3, ASM883128v2, whole genome shotgun sequence, a genomic segment contains:
- the LOC116251229 gene encoding uncharacterized protein LOC116251229: MMRPEEVEKARVQAPKRPPGQHPGEVLHQRRSFPFSKMGTVQLTLAGLLLIGAVGYFTLYVKSKPEATASDVAKAAAGTPDSDRVLREQKR; encoded by the coding sequence ATGATGAGACCTGAGGAGGTAGAGAAGGCGAGGGTTCAGGCGCCGAAGCGGCCGCCGGGGCAACACCCCGGCGAGGTTCTTCACCAGCGGAGGTCCTTCCCCTTCTCCAAGATGGGCACCGTCCAGCTCACTCTCGCCGGCTTGCTGCTGATTGGCGCCGTCGGCTACTTCACGCTCTACGTGAAGTCGAAGCCCGAAGCGACCGCCAGCGACGTCGCCAAGGCTGCAGCCGGCACGCCGGACTCCGACCGCGTTCTCCGCGAGCAGAAGCGGTAA
- the LOC116251618 gene encoding lamin-like protein yields MDLRPIWPFFLLSVAALILQSADFAGATDHIVGANHGWNSGVNFTQWAANQTFYVGDFISFRYPKTGQYNVFMVNQTGYDNCTTEGALGNWSSGKDFVELKEAKRYYFICGNGMCFNGMKVSIKVEKLPAASPPKGAANSKSGARSVISRWQTGGWVWLAVAASAALALVLPGLLV; encoded by the exons ATGGATCTACGCCCCATCTGGCCGTTCTTCCTGCTCAGCGTCGCCGCTCTCATCCTTCAGAGTGCAGATTTCGCCGGCGCCACTGACCACATTGTTGGAGCCAACCACGGGTGGAACTCCGGCGTCAACTTCACCCAGTGGGCGGCCAACCAGACCTTCTACGTTGGCGATTTCATCT CGTTCCGGTACCCGAAGACGGGGCAGTACAACGTGTTCATGGTGAACCAGACGGGCTACGACAATTGCACGACGGAGGGGGCGCTCGGAAACTGGAGCAGCGGCAAGGACTTCGTGGAGCTCAAGGAGGCCAAGCGCTACTACTTCATCTGCGGCAACGGCATGTGCTTCAACGGCATGAAGGTCAGCATCAAGGTCGAGAAGCTCCCGGCTGCATCGCCGCCCAAGGGGGCTGCCAACTCCAAATCCGGAGCCAGATCGGTCATTTCCCGGTGGCAGACCGGCGGCTGGGTGTGGCTAGCGGTGGCCGCATCGGCGGCGCTCGCACTTGTCTTGCCCGGCCTCCTGGTCTGA